The Vicinamibacterales bacterium DNA window TTGTACTTCGACGTCCAGGCGTTGCCCAGCGCGCGGCTCATGCCCAGGAACTCGCCGCTCGACAGCCCGTCGGTGAAGGCGAACACGGTGGACTTGTCGATGCCGATCACCTTCGGCTGGCGCTCTTCGATCACCTGCAGCAGCGCCTGCCATTGCTCGTCGCCCCACAGCTCGGCCTGTCGTCCGCCCACGGCCTGTGTGACGGCTTTCGTGGACGTCCGGGCATCGAACACGCCGCCCTGTGAGGTGCCGCCGAGCGCGATGCGCTCGATGCACGACGGCGCCACGGGCGTACCGGCGGCCGCGCACGTGTCGAAGAACACGTAGATCGTACGGCGCCTGGCGGCGAACGTCTCGGGCGCGACGAGCGACGAGAACACCGGGTCCTCGTTGTACTCGCGCATCGGCACGACCCACATGTCGATGCCGTACTTCCGCATCAGGGCCGGCAGGAACGTGTCCAGGCGCCTGGCCAGCCACGCCTGCTGCATCGCGGCCTGTTCGCGCAGCGTGCCGAACGGGCGATCCGCGGCCGGGAGCGCGCCGGGCGCCACGCGGTCCGGCGTGCCGGCGGGGGAGGTCTGGGCGGAGGGCAGGGCGCTCGCGGTCGCGAGCGCGGCGGCGAGGATCAGGGGCCTCATCATCGCGCCAGTCTACGCCACGCGGGCGCGGCTTCCGTCGGTCAGGGCACCGTCAGGCCGCCGTCCACGGGCAGCGCGTGTCCCGTGGTGAACGACGACTCGTCCGAAGAGAGCCACAGGACGGCGTTGGCCACCTCCTCGGTCGTCCCGAGCCGGCCGAGCGGGTGGCGCTTCGTCATCGCCTCCGCGAGCGTGGCGTCGTGCAGGAACGCCCGCTCGGTCATCTCGGTCCTGACCACGCCGGGGCAGACGGCGTTGACGCGGATGCCCTGGGCGGCGTACTCCATGGCGGCGGCGCGCGTGGCGCCGATGACGCCATGCTTGGTGGCGCCGTAGCCGACGCCGATGCGCGTGCCGATGAGGCCCGCCACCGACGACATGTTGACGATGGCCCCGCCGCCGCCCTGACGCAGGAGCTGCCGGATCTCGTACTTCATGCTCAGGAAGACGCCGGTCAGGTTGATGGCGACGACCTCGTCCCAGATGGCCTCGTCGTACTCGGCCGTCGGCACGAACGCCTTCCCGCCTTCGATGCCCGCGTTGTTGAAGGCACAGTCGAGGCGGCCGAAGGCCTCCACCGCCGTGGCGACCATCCGCTGCACGTCGCCCGACGAGGCGCAGTCGCCGACGACACCGATCGCGCGGGTGCCCGTGGCTTCCACGAGCGCGCGGGTCTCCTCGAGCATGTCGGGGCGGCGGCCGGTGACGACCACGTGGGCCCCCTCGCGGCCGAAGGCCATGGCCGCGGCCCTGCCGATGCCGCTACTGGCGCCCGTCACCAGGACCACGCGTCGTTCGAATCGTCTCCTCATCGTCCCGTCTTCCTCCCGGCTCGTGACGCGCGGTCCGCCGCACGACACGAGGGCGCATTCTATCCGGTCAGGTCCCGCGGGCCAGTCGTGCGCTACCATGCCCTCGTGGCTCTCGACGCGCTGCTCGGCTGGCTCGGTCTCGAACGTGCGAAGTCCGATCGGGAGGATCAGGCGCCGCTGCGCCGGCTGCTCGAGTCCCTCGATCACCTGGACTCCGATCGCGCCCGTCACCTCGCCCGTTTCGCCTACCTGCTCGGCCGGGTGGCCCGGGCCGACCAGCACGTGAGCGAGGGCGAGACGGCCGCGATGGAGGCGATCGTGGTGGAGGAATGCGGGCTCGCCGCCGACCAGGCCGTCGTCGTGGTCGGACTGGCCAAGTCGGCGAACCTCCTGTTCGGCGGCACGGCCGACTTCGAGGTTGCCCGCGACTTCGGCGCCCAGGCCACCTATCCGGAGCGGCTGTCGCTCGTCCGCTGCCTCTTCCGTCTGGCCGCGACCGATGCCGCCATCTCGGTGGCCGAGGAGTCGGAGCTCCATCGGATCGCGAACCAGCTGCAGATCGCGCCGGAGGACCTCACCGAGCTTCGCGTGGCCCACGCGCGGTTCCTGCCCGGGCTGGCGCCCCGCACGCCGTAGGGGCGCGTCCGTGTCCGCGGCGGGGAGCGCAGTAAGATGCGCGTCATGGAGACCCCGCTCACCCCCCTGGAGTTCATGCGCCGGGCGCGGCGGCTGTACGCGGGCCGGCTGGCGGTCGTGGACGGCGACGTGCGCTGGACCTACGCGCAGTTCTTCGACAGGTGCGACCGGTGGTCCGCGGCCCTGCAGGGTCTCGGCGTGACGAAGGGCGACCGCGTCGCCTACATCGCCCCGAACACGCACGCGCAGCTCACGGGGTTCTACGCCGTCCCCCAGATCGGCGGCGTGCTCGTGCCCATCAACTACCGGCTCTCGCCGGAGGAGTTCCAGTATCTGGTCCAGCACAGCGGCACGACGGTGCTGTGCGTGGACCGCGATCACCTCGACGCGGTGGACGGCATCCGGGCGTCGCTCACGGGCGTCCGCCACTTCGTGGCGCTCTCGGGCGCGCGGGAGGGGTGGCTCGACTACGAGGCGCTCGTCGCCGCGGCGGTTCCCGACCCGGTGCGGCCGTCGGTGGACGAGCGCGACCTCCTCACCATCAACTACACGAGCGGCACGACGTCACGGCCCAAGGGCGTGATGATCACGCACCGCAATGCCTGGGTGAATGCGGTGGGCATGCTCGTGCACATGCCCATGTCGGCGTCCGACCACTACCTGTGGACGCTGCCGATGTTCCACGCCAACGGCTGGACGTTCACCTGGATCGTCACCGCGATCGGCGGCCGGCACGTCTGCCTGCGCAAGGTGGATCCGGCCGCGGCCTTTCGTCTCATCGCGAGCGAGGCCGTCACGTTCCTCTGCGCGGCGCCCACCGTGCTCATCGCGCTGGCCAACGCACCAGCGGACGTCAAGGTCGGGGTGCCCAGGGGCGTCCGCGTGCTCACGGCCGGGGCGCCGCCGGCGGCCGCGACCATCCAGCGCATCGAGGACGAGCTGGGGTGGACGGTCACGCAGCTCTACGGGCTGACCGAGACCTCGCCGCTCATGACCATCTGCGAGCCGCTGCCCGAACACCTCGCGCTCTCGCGCGACCAGCAGGCGCGCCAGAAGGCGCGCCAGGGGGTCGAGCAGCTGACGGGCGGGGAAGTGCGCGTCGTGGACGCGTCGGGCGCCGAGGTGCCGCCGGACGGCGAGACCCGGGGGGAGATCACGGTGCGCGGCAACGTGGTGATGGCCGGCTACTACGACGACCCGGCCGCCACCGAGGCCGTCATGGGCGACGGCTGGTTCCATTCCGGGGACGCCGCCGTCGTCCATCCCGACGGCTACATCGAGATCCGCGACCGCCTCAAGGACGTCATCATCAGCGGCGGCGAGAACATCTCGTCGGTGGAGGTCGAGGCGACGCTGCTCAGGCACGAGAGCGTGCTCGAGGCCGCCGTCGTCGGCTTCCCGGACGAGAAGTGGGGCGAGGCGCCCCATGCCTTCGTGGTGCCGCGCGGCGGCCGCGACGTGGTGCCCGCGGATCTGCGGGCGTTCTGCCGCGAGCATCTCGCGCATTTCAAGGTGCCGCACAGCTTCACGGCGGTCGCCGAGCTGCCGAAGACGGCCACCGGCAAGATCCAGAAGTTCGTCCTCCGCAAGGGGCGGCCGAATCTGGCGGCGCAGTAGGCCGTCAGTGCACGTGGGCCGCGCCGGCCGTCCCGGCGCGCCCGCGCAGGCGCAGGAAGACGTGGAACGAGCGCGGCGCCCCGTACGGCTCCTCCAGGTTGGGCGGAACGCGGTAGAGCGTGAGGTCGGCGCCGAGGCCGACGCGCCCCAACCGGCCCGTGGCCAGGTCGCGCACGCCGCCGAGCGTGACGGCGCCCACGCGCGACTGGCGGTGGACGTGCGCGACGCCCACCGGGTGGTAGCCGGCGTCGAGGATGTCCTTGTCGAGCCACTCCACGCGCGTGTAGGCGGCCCATCGCCGCGAGGGCCGCCACACGCCTTCCAGGAGGTAGGCCTCGAGGTTCCCGTGCACCTCGCGGTTCTGGCCGGCCGCCAGCGTCCAGGCGACCATCCGATCGCCGTCGCTCCGCGTGTAGGACACCGACGCGGTCCGCCGCTCGGCATCGTAGACCGACAGGCGCTCCGGCCGCGTGAGCCAGGCCGTGGAGACCTGCGCCGTCCAGGGGCCGCGAGCATAGGCGAGCTGCAGCGCCTGGGAGTCGAGCGGGCCCGTGTCCAGGTCCGTCCGGCGCTCGTCCGGCTCCCGGCCGCGGAAGAGCCCGCCGTCGACGCGCAGCCCCGCGACGGTCACGGCGGCGTGCACGACGCCCTGGCTGAGATGCGTCGCGTCGAGCTGATGGTGCGACAACGGCACCTGCGGGTTCTCCGAGGCCGACGCCCGGTGCATGAAGACCGGCGGCCCGATCGGCGGCGCCCCGACGAGCGCCGCGCCCGCGTCGACGCGGCCGGCGCCGGTCGCGCGGGACAGCTCCACCCCGAGGTGCATGACGAGGTCGTGTGGGTGCTGGTAGTCGATGAGCGGGGCGTTGTTGTACGTCTCGCCGGTCTGGAACGCCTGCGGCGATCCCAGCGCGCGCATCGTGAACGGCTCGGCCGTCGCGCCCGCCATGACGGTCGTCTGCCACGGGCCGGCCCGGCGCGCCACCGTGGCCATCAGCCAGTTCTGGGACTCCCAGGCGTCGAAGTCCGTGAACTTGCGGTGCTGCTGGTTGTACCCGGCGAACGCGCTGGTCTCGACGTCCCAGGCCCAGGCCGGGGGCTCGTCGCCGGCGTGACCGTGCCTCGTGCCCGCGTCCGCGGCGGGCTGCGCCGCCGCCGGAATCGCGGGGGCGAGCAGCACGAGGAGGATGAGGGCGAGGCGCCCCGGGACGCGCGTCGTCATTGCACGACGATCCGGCCGGTGAACGCCTGCACGCCGAGATACGCGTGGTCGTGGTACTGGCAGGTCGCAACCGCGGCGAAGACGCCCGTCTGCCGGCTCTGGCCGGCCTGCACGAAGCCGGCCTCGTCGACCTGGGGGCACTCCGGATGGGCCGGATCGGGCCCGCCCGAGAAATCGTGCGGCCTGGCGTCGGCGTTCATGAAGGTGACGCGCGCCCCCACCGGCACGGTGAGCACCTGCGGCGAGACGCCCGCGCGCGTGACCGTGATCGTCATGGTCGCTGGAGGCGTGCCGCCGCCCTGGGCCGGCCCCGGCGGCTGGCCATTCGACGGCGCGGTCGGTGTTCCGTTCCCGCTGCCGCACGCGGGCCCGATGAGGCAGACGAGGACAGGGAGGCCGAAGGCGGCAGACCGCGGGCGTGGCAGCATGATCGTGCCAGACCCGGATGGCGTGCCAGGCGTGGGTCATCACCGTAGCACGGCCGGCCGCGGCGGCGAAAGCGGCGACGCGGCCTCAGGCGAAGCGGTGGGCGTCGAGCGGCAACGCGGCCGGGCCGCCCGGGCCCTCCACGTACAGGTGCCGGTCCATCACGTTCAGCGTGAAGTGGCTGCGGCGGGGCAGGGCGTCGGCCATGCCGTCGATGGCCGCTCGGTCGAAGGCGTAGACCGGGATCTCGGCGGCCCGGTGGATGCCCTGCCCGTCCAGCGCGGCCAGCACCTGACGAGGATCGCGATGCGTGTAGATGGCGGCGCGCCCCGCCAGCTTGCTCCCGCGGTGCACCCGCTCGGCCGAGGGCAGGCCCACGTCGATCCACTTGGTGATCCGGCCGGTGGCGTCGCGCACGAGGACGGCGGGCTCGTCGGCCGTCGACAGCCCGTCGCCGAAGGCGATGCCCGCTTCGAACTCGAGGCAGTAGGCCAGGAGCCGCGTGACCAGGAAGGCGCCCGTCTCGGACGGATGGCGCGCCAGCTTCAGGTCCAGGGACTCGTACACGCCGCGGTCGACGTCGGAGAGGTCCGCGGTGACGGTGTACAGGGTCGAAGACTGTGCCATGACGTGCCGGATGGTACTCCGCGGACGTGCGGGCCGGCGGCGCGTGTCGATCGAAGTTCGTTCGCGGTCACGCGGATCGGCCCACGACGCACGTTCGGCTATCATGTCGCCCCGTGACTCGGGGACGGCCCCGCCGCCGCCGGGCGGCGGTGGTGGTGGTGGCATGGCTGGCAGGCGCGGCGGCTGACACGACGGCGCACGCGGCCCAGGCACAAGGCGGCGACGGCGCGCTCAAGCGGGCCACGGCATCGCGCGTCGCGGCCGGCGACATCACCGTCGACGGACGGCTCACCGAGTCGGTCTGGCGCACCGCCACGCCCCTGGCCGATCTCGTCCAGAAGGAACCCACACAGGGCGCGCCTCCAACCGACGGCATGGAGGTGCGCTTCGCCTACGACGACCGGGCCTTCTACGTCGGCGCCCGCATGTTCGCGAAGAGCGCGGCTGCCATCCAGGCGCCGCTCGGACGCAGGGACGTCGTGGACCAGGCCGAGCGAATCCTCATCGGCCTCGACACGTTCCACGACCGACGCACGGCCGTGGTGCTCGGGGTGACGGCCGCCGGCGTGCGCCTCGATCGCTTCCACGCCGCGGACGCGGAGGACAGCTTCGACGCCACGTACGACCTCGTCTGGGACGCGGCGGCGACGGTGGACGACACGGGCTGGAGCGCCGAGCTCTGGATACCGTTCGCGCAGCTCCGCTTCAACCCGGAGCAGGACCTCACATGGGGGCTGAACGTCCAGCGCTTCCGGCCGTCGCTGAACGAGGAGGACACCTGGGTGCTCATCCCGCGCACCGTGCGGGCCTGGGCGTCGCGGTTCGGCGAACTGCAGGGCGTGTCCAGCGTGCCGAGGGCCCGCCGCGTGGAGCTCCTGCCGTACGTCGCCGGCGCGAGCACGATCTATCCCTCCAGCCCCGGCGACCCGTTCCGGCAGGGCCTGAACCCCGCGGCCCGCGTCGGCGCCGACGTGAAGATGGGCCTCGGCCCGAACCTGACGCTCGAGGCCACGATCAATCCGGATTTCGGGCAGGTGGAGGCCGACCCCGCGGAAGTCAACCTCACCGCGTTCGAGACGCGGTTCCCCGAACGCCGTCCGTTCTTTCTCGAAGGCGCGCCGCTCTTCAACATCGGGCACCCGAACTTCTACTACTCGCGCCGCATCGGCGCGCGCCCCGTCGGGCCGGCCACCGGCGACTTCGTGAACTACCCGGCCAACACCACCATCCTCGGCGCGGCCAAGCTGACGGGGCGCCTGCCGTCGCGCACCTCGGTGGCGTTCCTGTCGGCGGTGACGGCCGAGGAGTCCGCGGAGGTCGCCACGGCCGGCGACCCGGCCGCGCGCGAGGTGACGGTCGCGCCGCACACGTTCTACGGCATCGGCCGCGTACTCCAGGAATTCGGCCGGCAGGGATCCACGGCGGGCGTGCTCGCGAGCGCGGTCCATCGCGACTTCGGCGACGGGGACCCGCTGGCCGACCTCCAGGCCCGCGATGCCCTGGCCCTGGCCGGCAGCACGGTGCTGCGGTTCAACGGCGGCCAGTACGAGTTCCGGACCTCCGGCGGCGGCTCGCTCGTGAGCGGCACCGCAGCCGCCATCGAGCGCGTGCAGCGGTCGAGCTCCCACTTCGCCCAGCGGCCCGACCGGACCTACTCGCCGCTGGATCCGACGCGCACGTCGCTGGGCGGCTGGTCGCTGCAGGTGGCCTTCGATCGTCTGAGCGGCCGGCATTGGCTGTGGGGGGCGAACAGCAAGCTCGACTCCGAGAACTTCGAGACCAACGACCTGGCCATCCTGAACGGGGCCGACGGGTGGCTGAGCAACGCCAACATCCAGTTCCGCGAGACGACCCCCGGCCGCGTGCTCCGTGCTTACGCGATCCGGACCGACGCCCAGGCCGACACCACGCTGCGCCGTCTCGTCCAGGCGGGATTCGTGCGAGCGACGCTCAACCTGACCTGGGCCAACTTCTGGACGACGTCGATTGCCGTCCGCCGAGACCTCCCGCAGACCAACGTCGCGCTCACGCGCGGCGGGCCGCTCATGGGCCGAGGTCCCGGCGCCACTGCCGTCATCTCCCTGGGCAACCGCGCCGGTTCGCAGACCCGGTGGACGGCCACCTCCACGCTGAGCCGCAACGACGACGGGCTGCGGCTGCGACGCGTGAGCACGCTCGTCTCGGTGCGCCCCGGCCCGCGCTGGCAGCTCTCGGCCGAGCCCTTCTACGAGACGCTCACCGAGCCCCAGCAGTACGTCTCGACGCTGGCTGGCGGACGGCCGGAGACGTACGGATCGCGCTACGTCTTCGCGTTCATCGACAGGAGCACCGTCTCCACCGAGTTCCGGCTCGGGCTGACCGTGAAACCCGACATGAACCTGGACGTCTACGCGGAACCGTTCGCGGCATCGGGCCGGTACTACGACTACGGGGAACTCCTGGCGGCGCGCAGCCGCGATCGGCTGCGCTACGGCACGTCCGGCACCACGCTCACGGTGAACGCGGACGGCAGCCGGACCATCGCCGCCGACGGCACGGCGTTCACGTTGCGCAACCGGGACTTCAACACGCTGTCGTTCCGGAGCAACGTCGTCCTGCGGTGGGAGTGGCGGCCGGGCAGCACGCTCTACGTCGTCTGGCAGCAGGACCGCTCGGGGACCCAGACCCGCAGTGACGCGATCGGCCTCGGCGACATGTTCCGCTCGGCGCGGGCGACCGGCACGAACTTCTTCGTCGTCAAGACGACGTTCTGGCTGCCCGTTCGCTGACCCCCTCAGGCCTTCGGGGGCTCGTCGAACATGTCCTCGAACACGCGGTAGTGCCCGCCGTCCATGCCCAGCGCCGCGTAGACCTGCTGGGCCCGCGTGTTGGTCTCGTCCACGTAGAGGCGAAGGCCGCCGGCGCCGGCCGCCTGGGCCTCGCGGCGCAGGTGGGCGTAGAGCGTGCGGAACACCCCGAGCCGACGGGCGTCCGGCGCGACGTGGACCGACTGGATCCACCACACCGGGCGATTGCGCCAGTCGCTCCACTCGTAGGTGATGAGGAGCTGGCCGACGACCGCGCCGTCCTTCTCGACGACCCAGTAGCGTCCCGGAGCCTGCCCGCGCAGCACGGCCTCGACGCCGCGGCGGAGCGTGTCCGGATCGAGGCGCAGCTGCTCGGTGTCGAGGGCCATGGCGGCGTTGCCCTCGACGAGGGCGTCGCGATCGGCGGGTGTGGCGGCACGAACGAGGAGATCGTCACGGTCGGACATGGGCTGACGCATTCTACCGGCGACCGCGTCCGTTACAATTCGGCGTGGCCGCCCGGACCGCAGATGTCGCCGTCGTCGGCGCCGGCCTGGTCGGCCTCGCCACCGCCCACGCGCTCGCCGTGACCCACCGGGCGCGCGTCGTCGTCTTCGACAAGGAGCCGACGGTGGCCGCGCACCAGTCGTCCCACAACAGCGGCGTCATCCATTCGGGGCTGTACTACGTCCCGGGCAGCGCCCGGGCGCGCCTCTGCACGGAGGGGCGGGTGCGGATGGTCGATTTCTGCCGGGCGCGCGGCATCGCCCACGACGTGTGCGGCAAGGTCGTGGTGGCCACCCGTGACGACGAGGTGCCCCGGCTCGACGCGCTGGCCGTGCGCGGCCGCGAGAACGGCCTGGACGTCCGCCGGATCGATCCGGCGGAGCTCGGCGAGATCGAGCCGCACGCGGCGGGCGTGGCCGCGCTGTTCGTGCCCGAGGCCGGCATCGCGGACTACCCGGGCGTGGCGAGGGCGCTGGCCGAGGACATCGTCGCCCGCGGCGGCGCCATCGAGTGCCGGGCAGCGTTCCGCACCGCCAGGGACGCCGCATCGGGCCTCGAGGTGCAGGTGTCCGACGGCACCTGGCACGTCGCCGCGCTGGCGGCGTGCGCGGGCCTCCAGGCCGACCGGGTGGCGGCGGCCTGCGGCGTGGCGACCGACATCGTCATCGCGCCGTTCCGCGGCGAGTACTACACGCTGGCGCCGGCGCGCCGGGCGCTCGTCCGCCAC harbors:
- a CDS encoding glucose 1-dehydrogenase codes for the protein MRRRFERRVVLVTGASSGIGRAAAMAFGREGAHVVVTGRRPDMLEETRALVEATGTRAIGVVGDCASSGDVQRMVATAVEAFGRLDCAFNNAGIEGGKAFVPTAEYDEAIWDEVVAINLTGVFLSMKYEIRQLLRQGGGGAIVNMSSVAGLIGTRIGVGYGATKHGVIGATRAAAMEYAAQGIRVNAVCPGVVRTEMTERAFLHDATLAEAMTKRHPLGRLGTTEEVANAVLWLSSDESSFTTGHALPVDGGLTVP
- a CDS encoding TerB family tellurite resistance protein, with translation MRYHALVALDALLGWLGLERAKSDREDQAPLRRLLESLDHLDSDRARHLARFAYLLGRVARADQHVSEGETAAMEAIVVEECGLAADQAVVVVGLAKSANLLFGGTADFEVARDFGAQATYPERLSLVRCLFRLAATDAAISVAEESELHRIANQLQIAPEDLTELRVAHARFLPGLAPRTP
- a CDS encoding long-chain-fatty-acid--CoA ligase translates to METPLTPLEFMRRARRLYAGRLAVVDGDVRWTYAQFFDRCDRWSAALQGLGVTKGDRVAYIAPNTHAQLTGFYAVPQIGGVLVPINYRLSPEEFQYLVQHSGTTVLCVDRDHLDAVDGIRASLTGVRHFVALSGAREGWLDYEALVAAAVPDPVRPSVDERDLLTINYTSGTTSRPKGVMITHRNAWVNAVGMLVHMPMSASDHYLWTLPMFHANGWTFTWIVTAIGGRHVCLRKVDPAAAFRLIASEAVTFLCAAPTVLIALANAPADVKVGVPRGVRVLTAGAPPAAATIQRIEDELGWTVTQLYGLTETSPLMTICEPLPEHLALSRDQQARQKARQGVEQLTGGEVRVVDASGAEVPPDGETRGEITVRGNVVMAGYYDDPAATEAVMGDGWFHSGDAAVVHPDGYIEIRDRLKDVIISGGENISSVEVEATLLRHESVLEAAVVGFPDEKWGEAPHAFVVPRGGRDVVPADLRAFCREHLAHFKVPHSFTAVAELPKTATGKIQKFVLRKGRPNLAAQ
- a CDS encoding YaeQ family protein, whose product is MAQSSTLYTVTADLSDVDRGVYESLDLKLARHPSETGAFLVTRLLAYCLEFEAGIAFGDGLSTADEPAVLVRDATGRITKWIDVGLPSAERVHRGSKLAGRAAIYTHRDPRQVLAALDGQGIHRAAEIPVYAFDRAAIDGMADALPRRSHFTLNVMDRHLYVEGPGGPAALPLDAHRFA
- a CDS encoding DUF5916 domain-containing protein produces the protein MTRGRPRRRRAAVVVVAWLAGAAADTTAHAAQAQGGDGALKRATASRVAAGDITVDGRLTESVWRTATPLADLVQKEPTQGAPPTDGMEVRFAYDDRAFYVGARMFAKSAAAIQAPLGRRDVVDQAERILIGLDTFHDRRTAVVLGVTAAGVRLDRFHAADAEDSFDATYDLVWDAAATVDDTGWSAELWIPFAQLRFNPEQDLTWGLNVQRFRPSLNEEDTWVLIPRTVRAWASRFGELQGVSSVPRARRVELLPYVAGASTIYPSSPGDPFRQGLNPAARVGADVKMGLGPNLTLEATINPDFGQVEADPAEVNLTAFETRFPERRPFFLEGAPLFNIGHPNFYYSRRIGARPVGPATGDFVNYPANTTILGAAKLTGRLPSRTSVAFLSAVTAEESAEVATAGDPAAREVTVAPHTFYGIGRVLQEFGRQGSTAGVLASAVHRDFGDGDPLADLQARDALALAGSTVLRFNGGQYEFRTSGGGSLVSGTAAAIERVQRSSSHFAQRPDRTYSPLDPTRTSLGGWSLQVAFDRLSGRHWLWGANSKLDSENFETNDLAILNGADGWLSNANIQFRETTPGRVLRAYAIRTDAQADTTLRRLVQAGFVRATLNLTWANFWTTSIAVRRDLPQTNVALTRGGPLMGRGPGATAVISLGNRAGSQTRWTATSTLSRNDDGLRLRRVSTLVSVRPGPRWQLSAEPFYETLTEPQQYVSTLAGGRPETYGSRYVFAFIDRSTVSTEFRLGLTVKPDMNLDVYAEPFAASGRYYDYGELLAARSRDRLRYGTSGTTLTVNADGSRTIAADGTAFTLRNRDFNTLSFRSNVVLRWEWRPGSTLYVVWQQDRSGTQTRSDAIGLGDMFRSARATGTNFFVVKTTFWLPVR
- a CDS encoding GNAT family N-acetyltransferase translates to MSDRDDLLVRAATPADRDALVEGNAAMALDTEQLRLDPDTLRRGVEAVLRGQAPGRYWVVEKDGAVVGQLLITYEWSDWRNRPVWWIQSVHVAPDARRLGVFRTLYAHLRREAQAAGAGGLRLYVDETNTRAQQVYAALGMDGGHYRVFEDMFDEPPKA
- the lhgO gene encoding L-2-hydroxyglutarate oxidase, encoding MAARTADVAVVGAGLVGLATAHALAVTHRARVVVFDKEPTVAAHQSSHNSGVIHSGLYYVPGSARARLCTEGRVRMVDFCRARGIAHDVCGKVVVATRDDEVPRLDALAVRGRENGLDVRRIDPAELGEIEPHAAGVAALFVPEAGIADYPGVARALAEDIVARGGAIECRAAFRTARDAASGLEVQVSDGTWHVAALAACAGLQADRVAAACGVATDIVIAPFRGEYYTLAPARRALVRHLIYPVPDPRFPFLGVHLTRMALGGIEAGPNAVIALAREGYTWADVSARDLVAAALSPGVRRFVGRHLGTGVAEIRRSFSKRRFAATLARLVPALTAADLAPGGSGVRAMALTPAGTMVDDFAFVERGRMVHVLNAPSPAATASLAIGHHIASRVLARLE